Proteins found in one Paenibacillus dendritiformis genomic segment:
- a CDS encoding response regulator transcription factor, which yields MESANILAVDDEIGILKLLEITLRKENFTHIDTASTGKGALQRIKEKAYDIILLDIMLPDISGFELCTEMRKHTSTPIIFISARSTDFDKLTGLGIGGDDYITKPFNPLEVIARIKAILRRQRMVEHSHQQNTVYDYGYFTFHPESATLTVKHQPVDCTAKELELLHFFCKHPNHIFTTAQLYELVWGNDMFGEEKTVTIHISKLRKKLGDDTRKPKIIVNLRGIGYKFIPPNEALRCE from the coding sequence ATGGAATCTGCAAACATATTAGCGGTCGATGATGAAATCGGTATTTTGAAGCTATTGGAGATCACACTCCGAAAAGAGAACTTCACTCATATCGACACCGCTTCCACGGGCAAAGGTGCGCTGCAGCGCATCAAAGAAAAAGCATATGATATCATTTTGCTCGATATTATGCTCCCGGATATAAGCGGTTTTGAACTATGTACGGAGATGCGGAAACATACAAGTACACCGATTATTTTTATCAGTGCGCGTTCTACCGACTTCGACAAATTAACGGGGTTAGGCATCGGTGGAGATGATTATATTACAAAGCCTTTTAATCCGTTGGAGGTCATTGCTCGCATCAAAGCTATCCTCCGCCGGCAAAGGATGGTTGAGCATTCACACCAACAGAACACCGTGTACGATTATGGGTACTTCACTTTTCATCCGGAATCGGCAACGTTAACTGTGAAGCATCAGCCTGTAGATTGCACAGCCAAGGAACTGGAGCTGCTTCATTTCTTTTGCAAGCATCCGAATCATATTTTCACGACGGCTCAGCTTTACGAATTGGTATGGGGAAATGATATGTTCGGGGAAGAAAAAACGGTCACGATCCATATCTCCAAGCTGCGAAAAAAGCTCGGTGATGATACCCGCAAACCAAAAATCATTGTAAATTTGCGAGGAATCGGGTATAAATTCATCCCCCCGAATGAGGCGTTACGATGCGAATAA
- a CDS encoding sensor histidine kinase: protein MRIKTRFTLHFALGLILWMLGTGFVIVMLFEGLLPLLKIHVSPDSEGLLAGWIFMISTLLCIGLFGWYFGGPIGFIMAWIHQLSQDNYKQPAGLPRIYTRKGKLRMRYRLYREVLQHLQSLGVTLQANEVERTKIEQAKQDWIAGISHDLKTPLTYIKGYSTLLLNDQYEWSKEEALSFIQEIDDKGKHMEELIQDLSLVIQLNRADGALPLQKTNQDVVEFTKRVVADISNNPQASNYHLHFQTDTPAIHVEFDPKYMQRILQNIVMNSIIHNPEHTNIYIQLADKGEHAAIRIMDNGVGMPAEMVGNLFQQYYRGTTTDSSSDGTGLGMAIVYKLIHAHDGTITVESEPSQGTSFEIRLPKKGRS from the coding sequence ATGCGAATAAAAACTCGATTCACTCTTCATTTCGCGCTGGGACTTATTCTGTGGATGCTAGGGACGGGATTCGTTATTGTCATGTTGTTCGAAGGCCTTCTGCCCTTGCTCAAAATCCATGTCAGTCCCGATTCTGAAGGCTTACTCGCAGGTTGGATCTTTATGATTAGCACGCTGCTTTGCATTGGCTTGTTTGGATGGTATTTTGGCGGTCCGATCGGGTTCATTATGGCCTGGATTCATCAACTCTCGCAGGACAACTACAAGCAACCTGCCGGTTTGCCCCGCATTTATACCCGCAAAGGGAAGCTTCGCATGCGTTACCGTCTGTATCGGGAGGTGCTCCAACACCTCCAATCCTTGGGTGTCACCTTGCAAGCGAATGAAGTCGAGAGAACCAAAATCGAACAAGCCAAACAGGATTGGATTGCAGGAATTTCCCATGACTTGAAAACGCCTTTAACCTATATCAAAGGCTACTCCACCCTTTTATTGAATGATCAGTATGAATGGTCGAAGGAAGAGGCTCTTTCTTTTATCCAGGAAATTGATGATAAAGGTAAGCATATGGAAGAATTAATTCAAGATTTAAGTCTCGTTATACAGCTCAATCGCGCTGACGGCGCCTTGCCATTACAGAAGACGAACCAGGATGTCGTCGAATTTACAAAAAGGGTGGTTGCCGACATCAGCAATAATCCGCAAGCAAGTAACTATCATCTGCATTTTCAAACCGACACGCCTGCCATTCACGTTGAGTTTGATCCGAAATACATGCAGCGCATCCTGCAAAATATAGTAATGAACTCCATTATCCACAATCCTGAACATACGAATATCTATATACAGCTTGCGGACAAAGGGGAACATGCAGCTATTCGCATCATGGACAATGGCGTTGGCATGCCCGCTGAGATGGTAGGAAATCTATTTCAACAATATTATCGCGGCACCACCACGGATTCCTCCTCGGATGGCACCGGCTTGGGAATGGCCATTGTCTACAAGCTGATTCATGCTCATGACGGCACAATTACGGTCGAGAGCGAGCCTTCGCAAGGAACATCGTTCGAGATTAGGCTGCCGAAAAAAGGACGTTCATAA
- a CDS encoding stage II sporulation protein M, with product MLRTFWKKIWHDEKKLIRAAAIWFFAGIALSLFIGKQIHLDKSNLITGFDYEWYQIAANNIGAGLLIAASGILLSVPAVLLTLFNGFMLGYLVMLSASHYSAAAIIAALAPHGIFELPAILLACTIGLKPFSWVLRYVRTKQSVDWKKEWRTIAALLGLMVALFTVASLIETYVSPVTMSWLQ from the coding sequence ATGTTGCGAACATTCTGGAAGAAGATTTGGCATGATGAAAAGAAGCTGATTCGGGCCGCGGCAATCTGGTTCTTCGCAGGCATTGCGCTCAGTCTATTCATTGGGAAGCAGATTCATTTGGATAAATCCAATCTGATCACCGGGTTCGATTACGAATGGTACCAGATTGCGGCGAACAATATCGGTGCAGGGCTTCTGATTGCAGCCAGCGGGATTCTATTATCCGTTCCTGCCGTTCTGCTGACTCTCTTCAACGGGTTTATGCTAGGTTATCTCGTTATGCTGTCTGCCTCCCATTATTCTGCGGCGGCAATTATCGCGGCGTTGGCGCCCCATGGCATCTTTGAGCTTCCGGCCATCCTATTGGCCTGTACCATAGGCTTGAAGCCCTTTAGCTGGGTCCTTCGATACGTACGCACCAAGCAATCGGTTGATTGGAAGAAGGAATGGCGTACAATCGCGGCGCTGCTTGGCTTAATGGTCGCATTGTTTACGGTTGCGAGCTTGATCGAGACGTATGTCTCACCCGTCACGATGAGCTGGTTGCAATAA